DNA sequence from the Verrucomicrobiia bacterium genome:
ATTTGCACCCAGGAGTTGTTCCGGTCCCAATACTTTTGCCAGGTTGAAGACCACAAATACTTTGAGCTGGCAGAACCAGTGCCGGGCCCAACTATCCGGGCTTTTCAAAAACTCGCCCGGAGCAAGGAGGTGGTCGTTATTGCTTCCATTTTTGAAAAACGAGCTGCAGGGCTTTATCACAACAGCGCAGCGGTAATCGATGCGGACGGCTCGTTGCTGGGGCTTTACCGCAAGATGCACATCCCGGATGACCCGCTGTATTTTGAGAAATTCTATTTCACTCCGGGTGACTTGGGGTTCAGGGCGTGGCAGACGCGTTATGGCCGGATTGGGGTTTTGATTTGCTGGGACCAATGGTATCCCGAGGCCGCGCGCCTGACAGCGCTCCAAGGCGCCGAAATTCTTTTTTACCCGACAGCCATTGGCTGGCATCCAGCGGAAAAGGCCGCCGAAGGCGAGCGGCAGCACAGCGC
Encoded proteins:
- a CDS encoding carbon-nitrogen hydrolase, which produces MRPSTPKTLIKIGLLQTSCSPEPEANLKKTLSAASRAASQGAQIICTQELFRSQYFCQVEDHKYFELAEPVPGPTIRAFQKLARSKEVVVIASIFEKRAAGLYHNSAAVIDADGSLLGLYRKMHIPDDPLYFEKFYFTPGDLGFRAWQTRYGRIGVLICWDQWYPEAARLTALQGAEILFYPTAIGWHPAEKAAEGERQHSAWETIQRGHAIANGCYVAATNRVGHERLAGEGLEFWGQSFVAGTSGELLARAGAVNEEELICPVDLARVEVTRTHWPFLRDRRIDAYGDLPRRMID